CGTCGCTTGTTGGCTAATAGTTCGAATACTGTATCGAATGAGGGAGATGGGTGTTGGCTGCTCGATCCATATGTCATTAGCAGGTCTACTATAATTCACAGATATAACTCTGCTGCATTATAGTGAGACGTGGGTATGAATCAGTATTGTTACTCCTTGAAGAGGTCGACCATCTGTTCTATGAACATCTGATAGATTTCTTCGGCCTGTATGGGATCTAAGGCAGCCCATTTATAAGAGTGATGATAGGTAGATGAAGTGCTATCCTCGGAAGGATATCAAGGCCACAGACCGCGAGCACTATGTGCTTTCGCAATCCGCGAAAGCGCTACGATATATGCGGCATCTCGCCACGAAATATCTTGGTTCTCGAATTCCGAGCGGACTGCTTCCCATGCAGCCACCATTTCCGTCTCGAGCTCATCATTGACTCGCTGGAGCGACCATGATCGTCGGTTGATGTCTTGTAACCATTCGAAATAACTGACAGTTACTCCACCAGCATTCGCCAAGATATCGGGAATTACCGGAATCTCGCGCTCGCTGAGGATCGTATCTGCAGCAGATGTAATTGGACCATTTGCCCCCTCGATGATAATATCGGCTTGGATCGAGTTCGCATTGGTCTCTGTGATGACGTTTCCTAATGCTGCCGGAATAAGAACATCAACGTCGAGCTCGAGGAGCTCGTCGTTCGAGATCACGTCAGTAGCGTATTGTGTAACTGCTTCTGGCTCTTCGTCGTGTGATGGGACAGTTCGTGTGTCAATTCCTGCAGCATCGTACATTGCCCCGTTCACGTCGCTGATCGCGACAACGGTTGCACCCCAATCATCAAGCAGCCGTGCAGCGTTCGCTCCGACGCTTCCATACCCTTGTAATGCGACTGTCGTCTCCGAAAGCGGCCGTTCATAGTGCTCACAGGCTGCTCGTGTGATAATAGCAACGCTTCGTCCGGGAGCCTCCTCACGGCCTTCACTCCCGCCAATGACTGGCGGTTTCCCCGTTACGACACCAGGGGTTGTCTCTCCTTCCTGCATCGAGTACGCATCCATGAGCCACGCCATCGTTTGCGGATCTGTCCCCATATCAGGTGCCGGGATATCCTGGGTCGGACCGATTACATCCCGCATCTCCTGTGCAAATCGACGTGTCAGTCGCTCTTTCTCGGCTGTACTCAGGTCTTTGGGGTTGACTGCGATCCCACCCTTCGCACCACCAAACGGCAGCCCCATCACGGCACATTTCCACGTCATCCACATCCCGAGACCGACACATTCGTCCCGTGTTACCTCGGGATGATATCGAAGACCTCCTTTGTACGGTCCTTTGACGCTGTCGTGTTGAGCACGATAGCCCGTAAACACCTCGACAGAGCCATCATCTCGTTTGATTGGGACCGTGACTTCATGAACTTGTTTTGGATATTTGAGCCGCTCGACGATGCTTGAATCAATATTGAGATGATTCGACGCGTGGTGGAGCTGCCGGCGTGCCGTCTCAAGGGCCGATTCTGGTTTTTCTGACTCTGGCGCTTCGCGTTCTGAATCCGTCCGTTCGTTGCTTGTTGAAGTCATAGCTATTCGAGGGGTATTAGCCGGTTTCGCATCTGACCGCCACAGTTGGGGCAAGATGTTGCTTTCTCTTTAACACAGATTGTGCCACAGTTGAAGCACTCATATGGACGTTTCCCATCAGGTTCTGAGTAGCTGTCTTTCATGGTTTGGTGTAGCGCACCGATTCAAGCACGGTGCTCTATAAATCAATAATAATTATAGATAGTAGTGCTCTTTGGTTGAATATAGAGCTACTGTCGAATAGAGAGCCTCATTATTCAACTCTCCACTCTCAAAGCAGCTGCAGTAACTCCCGCACTATCAAACAGGGTAGTAAACAGTTTATATTGAACAATCCGCGCATGCTGATAGAACGCTGCCGGTGAGATCCCGAGTGTAGCCGCGACCTCTTCACCGGTACTTTCACGGGGCGATTCGAAAAAGCCACTGTAGTACGCTGTCTGAATCACTTCAAGCTGGCGATCGGTGAGCTGCTCGAGGATCTGTGATCTGAGATCAGTTTGGGAAGGATGATCGACCGTTTGCTTTGATCGGAGCTTGACGTCGGCAAACGTTTCGCGTAGGAAATGATCGATCTGCCGCAGATGGCCACTGTCAGGGATATCCATCACAAGCGTCGCCATGTTTGGCTCTACTGTTGCGCTTTGGAGAATAGCTCCATGATTGGCTAATTCAAGCGCAAGAAATGGTTGGGTGAGTTGCAGTCGTAAGACCCCGCCAGTAGCATCGGTGTTGATTCGCTGGGTTGTCTCGATGGCAACGGATTCAGCAGCTACCTGTTCAACTGTATCTATCGATCCGTTTTCAATAGTGAGGAATACATAACATCCATCGTCTATTTGCTGAACACCTCCTCGATAGGAGATCGTACAGTCCGCTTTTCGAGCGAGCCAGGAGAGAATAAACACTGGATCGTTGATTGAAAACTCAGCTTGAGTCACAGATGTAGTGAGTAGCGCGTTTTTCTGTTCGATAGTGCTGATCGCAGAGGCGATTGTCTTCCCGAGTTCGACAAGTACGTCACGGGATAACTCATCGAAAGCGTCCCGTTGCCCCGCATACACGGCCAAAACACCATACGATAGGCCATCATATTCAAGTGGAATACTCAAGATGGAGAGATAATCCCGCGAGAGAGCGCTTTTTCGCCAGTCCTCTTCCCGGAGTCCATCCGCAACGTTAGTAATCATCGTCATTTCGCGTGTTGCAGCAGTTCGTCCTGTCGGGTCTCCCTGTGAGGCTTCGACTGAAAATGCAAGGCTATCTAGATACCCTTGTTCGGTCCCAGCCCATGCGCGAGGTTGTACTGTTTCTGTCGGTGAATCTATCGTGCCGATCCAAGCGAAATCAAACCGGTCATCAGCAGTGAGTAGTTCACAAACGGTATGCTCAATTCCTTCCCGTGTTTCTGCTTGGACGAGAGCTTGATCGATCTCCCGGATCGTCTCATTGATACGGTTGAGTGTTGTGAGTTGATCGTTTTGTTGTTGTAGCTCCCGCTCCTGTTTCCGAAGGCGACTTTCGCGTGTAACACGATCAAGTGCAGCCTCGGCGGTTGCAGCGAGTAGATCAACAAGCTCCCGTGTTATCTCGTCGAATGCACCGACAGTCGCTGAACCGACGAAGAACACGCCATGACTTCCAAGTGGAATGTAGGCAGCACTCCGAATATCCGTCGCCTGGTTCTTCAAGCGCGTTCCGGTATGGACGTCGCTGAAGAAGAGTGGTTCATCCTGAACGAAGCTATAGCTTATCAACCCATCACCGTTTGCGTGGATTGTCGGTAGTGGGCCATTCAAACGCTCCATTGCGGTCGAATACGCAGACGGGATGAGTTCATTGTGATTGTCATCGAAGAGATAGACACCACTCGCATCGAGATTCAGAACGCCGGGTGTATCGTCAACGGTGTGTTGTGCGATTTCTTGGTGTGTTCCGGCATAGAGGAAATCACGTGCTGTCTCTTGGAGGGTTGCTAATGCCTCTTCGCGCTGCTTTCGCTTCGTAACATCTCGACAGCTATACAGCAGGGTGCCGTCTTGAATCGAGACTTCCCGAACGTTAACGAGCAGGGTGTGTTCGTAACCAGCCTTATCCGTCGCCGTACATTCAATGTTTTTCAGTACACCCTCGCTTGCGAGTTCCTTGCGATCGAAGAGGTTCTCTCCAAGAAGATCGTCAATTGACCCTAGGTCTCGGATCTCATCGGAGGTATATCCGAAAATAAAGTGAACGTTTGGACATACATAGGTGTACTCTCCCTCCTCATCTGTAATAAGAATTGTATCGGTCATATTATTAAGTGTTACACGATGCAATTCCTCGGATCGGCGAAGATCTCGCTCGAGGGTAACTCGATCCGTAATATCGACGCCTTCGACGACGATCGAGACGATCTCTTCGCGTTCATTCCGAACTGGGCGAGCAGAGAGATCGAGTATCCGTGACTTTCCGTGGTCGGGAGAACATGTGATCACTGCGTCTCCCAGCTGACCGTTGACTGCTGTAGTGATAATCTGGTGGATATCTGCTTGGAGTCCATCCGACTGTGCCCACCAGGGTAGAGTCCAGAATGATTCTCCGATGAGTGTCTTGACGGGTTCATCGAACATCTCCTGGGCAGTCTGATTGATTCGCACTATCGAGCCAGTTGAATCGAGTATCCAGGTGGCTGTTTGCGTGTCGTGGAAAATCGCATCGAACTGTCGTGCCCGGTCCTGTTGTGTCTTCGTTCGTCGCGTAGAGCGGAGATTCTGTTCAATACGCGTGAATAGATCCGCCACATCGACTTCGTCCGGTAATTTAATGTAATCGGTTGCACCAGCACCGATCGCCTCACTTGCAATTTCTTCGCTTCCTGAATCAGTACAGAGAATGATAGGAAGGCTCGACGTGTCCTCTCGAAGTGAACGAAGGAGATGAATGCCTGTTGATTCCTCGAGTTCATATGCGCTGATAACACAATCAATCGGCGCAGTATGAACGATCTCAAGAGCGTCTGAGATCGTTTTCGTAGTTCGAATGGTTGTCGACGTGTGGCGATCAAACAACTCTGTGATCCGCTGAAGCCAATCAGATGAACCAGCTAGGAGAACATGAGATGAGTTTATCAGTCTGGTTGATGATGACATCCGTTGATCCTAGCTGCTAGGATCGATTTAAGCTATCGGCTCGTTGGCGATCGAGGGATGTCTCTACTGTACCCAGCAACCTCCAGATTGTCGTGTTCTCTCGCTACTGACTAAGTATGTGAATGGTTTCTGTAATTCAGCAGGATTCAACAGATTCAATATGAAAACGCCCTGCTGTGACCGAATGTTCTCAGTATAACTGACTTGGCTGTTACTCCGCATCCAGATACGGGTCAAGTATAGTATTCTCATCTACGATATCCGTCGTGTGTTGCTATCCTTGGCGAACACGGAGACTGTTTCCGATCGCCAGCAGTTCGGATCCTTCGTGAGCGACCACAGCAGCAGCGATTCCAAGTATTCCTATTAGTGCACCGGGAATAAGCACCGCCAATACCAGCACCGAAAAGACGATGTTCTGACGGCTGATTCCCTGTGCTCGCTTGCCGAGTGCGATCGCCTCTTGTACCTTCGTCAGATCGTCGACCATTAACGCGACGTCGACCGCCTCAATCGCTGCATCCGTCCCTACAGTACCCTCCGTCGTCTACGCCGGAGAGGTGTCACCGCCTAACAATTAGATAGCCTGCTAAGAGAAGTCCAGTCGTTGGAAAGACGGCAAGAACGACGAAAAGCAGCTGAATCCCTCCATATGTAAGCGCAACACCTGCAATCGAGGCACCACCAGCACCAATACCAAAGACACCAAGGTACGTATATCCGAACGAGAGTCCGTGGATATCTGCGGCTGTGTATTTGCCGATTAGTGCCTGATGGATCGGTGCTTCCATGAACACGAAAAATCCGAGCGCAGCACAAATAATGATCGTCGCGATAAGTCCTGCTCCAACAAAGAATGGAAACGACAAAGACACGAGTATTAATGCAGTGAACGCTCCGATTATTGCCCACTCTGGAGAACGGTAATCACTCAATTTACCTCCGACATACTGACCTCCGCCCCCGAGTAACAGGAGCCCTGCGTAGACGTACTGGCTTGAT
The Halalkalicoccus tibetensis genome window above contains:
- a CDS encoding rubrerythrin-like domain-containing protein, whose translation is MKDSYSEPDGKRPYECFNCGTICVKEKATSCPNCGGQMRNRLIPLE
- a CDS encoding bacterio-opsin activator domain-containing protein, translating into MSSSTRLINSSHVLLAGSSDWLQRITELFDRHTSTTIRTTKTISDALEIVHTAPIDCVISAYELEESTGIHLLRSLREDTSSLPIILCTDSGSEEIASEAIGAGATDYIKLPDEVDVADLFTRIEQNLRSTRRTKTQQDRARQFDAIFHDTQTATWILDSTGSIVRINQTAQEMFDEPVKTLIGESFWTLPWWAQSDGLQADIHQIITTAVNGQLGDAVITCSPDHGKSRILDLSARPVRNEREEIVSIVVEGVDITDRVTLERDLRRSEELHRVTLNNMTDTILITDEEGEYTYVCPNVHFIFGYTSDEIRDLGSIDDLLGENLFDRKELASEGVLKNIECTATDKAGYEHTLLVNVREVSIQDGTLLYSCRDVTKRKQREEALATLQETARDFLYAGTHQEIAQHTVDDTPGVLNLDASGVYLFDDNHNELIPSAYSTAMERLNGPLPTIHANGDGLISYSFVQDEPLFFSDVHTGTRLKNQATDIRSAAYIPLGSHGVFFVGSATVGAFDEITRELVDLLAATAEAALDRVTRESRLRKQERELQQQNDQLTTLNRINETIREIDQALVQAETREGIEHTVCELLTADDRFDFAWIGTIDSPTETVQPRAWAGTEQGYLDSLAFSVEASQGDPTGRTAATREMTMITNVADGLREEDWRKSALSRDYLSILSIPLEYDGLSYGVLAVYAGQRDAFDELSRDVLVELGKTIASAISTIEQKNALLTTSVTQAEFSINDPVFILSWLARKADCTISYRGGVQQIDDGCYVFLTIENGSIDTVEQVAAESVAIETTQRINTDATGGVLRLQLTQPFLALELANHGAILQSATVEPNMATLVMDIPDSGHLRQIDHFLRETFADVKLRSKQTVDHPSQTDLRSQILEQLTDRQLEVIQTAYYSGFFESPRESTGEEVAATLGISPAAFYQHARIVQYKLFTTLFDSAGVTAAALRVES
- the gdhB gene encoding glutamate dehydrogenase GdhB, with product MTSTSNERTDSEREAPESEKPESALETARRQLHHASNHLNIDSSIVERLKYPKQVHEVTVPIKRDDGSVEVFTGYRAQHDSVKGPYKGGLRYHPEVTRDECVGLGMWMTWKCAVMGLPFGGAKGGIAVNPKDLSTAEKERLTRRFAQEMRDVIGPTQDIPAPDMGTDPQTMAWLMDAYSMQEGETTPGVVTGKPPVIGGSEGREEAPGRSVAIITRAACEHYERPLSETTVALQGYGSVGANAARLLDDWGATVVAISDVNGAMYDAAGIDTRTVPSHDEEPEAVTQYATDVISNDELLELDVDVLIPAALGNVITETNANSIQADIIIEGANGPITSAADTILSEREIPVIPDILANAGGVTVSYFEWLQDINRRSWSLQRVNDELETEMVAAWEAVRSEFENQDISWRDAAYIVALSRIAKAHSARGLWP